One Ignavibacterium album JCM 16511 genomic region harbors:
- a CDS encoding glycoside hydrolase family 13 protein, with translation MNRIYFVLLFILNLSIYSQTSLPDWSKGIVWYQIFPERFYNGDTTNDPTADKVFVNHNSIPNNWHITKWTSNWFERSEWEYELGGNFRDHLFERRYGGDIQGIINKLDYLNHLGIKAIYLNPVFEAVSLHKYDASCYHHIDFNFGPNPIGDKISYQNENPENPETWQWTESDKLFLKLIEEVHKRGMKIIIDGVFNHVGIQFWAFQDLVKNQFNSKYKDWFIVEKFDDPHTSEDEFDYKGWWNIKSLPEFNRTTDDLADGPKKYIFNSTRRWMDPNQDGDPSDGVDGWRLDVAREVPLGFWRQWSKLVKSINKDAILIGELWELSPDFISENGVFDALMNYNFAFAVNDFFVADKNKISVSAFVKRLEEIDRNYPATNLFSLQNLLTSHDTERLISLVKNPDRKYDRDADERNKIYDPSKPSSNDYEKEKMIIAFQFIYKGAPMIFYGDEIGMWGADDPHCRKPMIWSELSYDDEVIDSSSGFSKGLGRYEVLPNFDLYNFYKKMISIRNNNLSVRVGGQKILIADDDKKLLALERFLNDERIIAVFNLSEFIKEVPLQINFGKEVLQNLLTNKFENKFPEISGNSFVLYKIISLNK, from the coding sequence ATGAATAGAATTTACTTCGTTCTCCTGTTCATTTTAAATCTTTCAATTTATTCTCAAACATCTCTTCCGGATTGGTCAAAAGGAATAGTCTGGTATCAGATTTTTCCAGAAAGATTCTATAATGGTGATACTACCAACGATCCCACGGCAGATAAGGTTTTTGTAAATCATAACTCTATTCCGAATAATTGGCATATAACAAAATGGACAAGCAATTGGTTTGAAAGATCCGAATGGGAATATGAACTCGGCGGAAATTTTCGCGATCATCTGTTCGAAAGAAGATACGGCGGAGATATACAAGGAATAATCAATAAACTTGATTATCTGAATCACTTAGGAATAAAGGCAATCTATCTTAATCCGGTCTTTGAGGCAGTATCATTACACAAATATGATGCTTCCTGTTATCATCATATAGACTTTAACTTTGGACCAAATCCAATCGGAGATAAAATATCTTATCAAAATGAAAATCCTGAAAATCCTGAAACCTGGCAATGGACTGAGTCAGATAAATTATTTCTCAAGTTGATTGAAGAAGTTCATAAAAGAGGAATGAAAATTATTATTGATGGCGTCTTTAACCATGTTGGAATTCAGTTCTGGGCTTTTCAGGATTTGGTAAAAAACCAATTCAACTCAAAATATAAAGATTGGTTTATTGTTGAAAAGTTTGATGACCCCCATACATCGGAAGATGAATTCGATTATAAAGGTTGGTGGAATATAAAGTCTTTACCTGAATTCAATAGAACCACAGATGATTTAGCCGATGGTCCAAAAAAATATATTTTCAATTCAACCAGAAGATGGATGGACCCAAATCAAGATGGTGATCCATCGGATGGAGTTGATGGCTGGCGATTGGATGTTGCCCGTGAAGTGCCGCTTGGTTTTTGGCGGCAGTGGAGTAAGCTTGTAAAGTCAATTAATAAAGATGCGATTTTAATTGGTGAATTGTGGGAACTATCGCCAGATTTTATTTCCGAAAATGGTGTGTTTGATGCATTGATGAATTATAATTTCGCTTTTGCAGTTAATGATTTTTTTGTCGCTGATAAAAATAAAATATCGGTTTCTGCATTTGTAAAACGATTGGAAGAAATAGACAGAAATTATCCTGCTACAAATTTATTTTCCCTGCAAAATCTGCTTACGAGTCATGATACTGAAAGATTAATCTCACTAGTAAAGAATCCTGACAGAAAATATGATCGTGATGCCGATGAGAGAAATAAAATTTATGATCCTTCCAAACCGTCGTCGAATGATTATGAAAAAGAAAAGATGATTATCGCATTTCAGTTTATTTACAAAGGCGCTCCAATGATTTTTTACGGAGATGAAATTGGAATGTGGGGTGCTGATGATCCTCATTGCAGGAAGCCAATGATTTGGTCGGAATTATCTTACGATGACGAAGTAATTGATAGCTCGTCGGGTTTTTCAAAAGGATTAGGCAGATATGAAGTTCTTCCTAATTTTGACCTTTATAATTTTTACAAGAAGATGATTTCAATAAGAAATAATAATTTGTCCGTAAGAGTTGGTGGACAAAAAATCCTAATTGCTGATGATGATAAAAAACTTTTAGCATTAGAAAGATTTTTAAATGATGAGAGAATAATCGCTGTTTTTAATCTGAGTGAATTTATAAAAGAGGTCCCTTTACAAATTAATTTTGGGAAAGAAGTATTACAGAATTTATTAACAAATAAATTTGAAAATAAATTTCCTGAAATTTCGGGTAATAGTTTTGTTTTATATAAAATTATTTCACTCAATAAGTAA
- the rfbD gene encoding dTDP-4-dehydrorhamnose reductase, translating into MLPELVVKNRILIFGSNGMLGQRLSEYFSKNSLELLTSSAEEKSFIENLDYVQCDITDRNKTKNLIYDFCPDFIINAAAFTNVDLSETERETAWKVNVKAVEYMAEAARIIDAHIIHFSTDYIFDGRNGPYLESAMPNPLGYYGRTKLASENVLKLYAVKHTIIRTNVLYGPAKFGRPDFVKWVVESLKNKKQIRIVTDQINNPTYLDDLVQAVDKIIESKREGIYNIGGQEFLSRFKFTQIIADYFSLDKSLIIPVTTEELKQPARRPLKSGLITIKAQSELSYRPHRIEEALTEMKREVFV; encoded by the coding sequence ATGTTACCGGAATTAGTAGTTAAAAACAGGATACTTATTTTTGGTTCCAATGGAATGCTTGGACAGAGACTGAGTGAATATTTCAGTAAAAATTCACTTGAGTTGCTTACATCTTCGGCAGAAGAAAAATCTTTTATCGAAAATCTTGACTATGTTCAATGCGATATAACGGACAGAAATAAAACAAAAAATCTGATTTATGATTTCTGTCCTGACTTTATAATCAACGCTGCAGCATTTACAAATGTTGATTTATCAGAGACTGAAAGAGAAACTGCCTGGAAAGTAAATGTAAAAGCTGTTGAATATATGGCAGAAGCTGCCAGAATAATTGATGCTCATATAATCCATTTTTCGACCGATTATATTTTTGATGGAAGAAACGGACCTTATCTTGAATCTGCAATGCCAAATCCACTTGGGTACTATGGTAGAACAAAACTTGCAAGTGAAAATGTTCTTAAACTTTATGCAGTTAAACATACAATCATCAGAACAAATGTGCTGTATGGCCCGGCAAAATTTGGAAGACCTGATTTTGTTAAGTGGGTTGTCGAGTCCCTGAAAAATAAAAAGCAAATCAGAATAGTAACCGACCAGATAAATAATCCTACTTATCTTGATGATCTTGTTCAGGCAGTTGACAAAATAATTGAATCGAAGAGAGAAGGAATTTATAATATCGGTGGTCAGGAATTTTTATCGCGCTTTAAATTCACCCAAATTATTGCCGACTATTTTTCACTTGATAAATCTTTAATCATTCCTGTTACCACAGAAGAACTTAAACAACCAGCAAGAAGACCATTAAAAAGTGGTTTGATAACGATTAAAGCACAATCGGAACTTAGTTACAGACCACATAGAATCGAAGAAGCTTTAACTGAAATGAAAAGAGAAGTTTTTGTATGA